Part of the Salmo trutta chromosome 2, fSalTru1.1, whole genome shotgun sequence genome, CACCTTCAACACCTACTTGATTGCACCCGACCAGATGAACAGCCATCGGAGGAAAGCCAAGCACCACCGGAACaagtaagtagctagctagcatttgttTTGTTCTctggatttaatcattttagcCATAATGACTCTTATGGCTAAAGCTGGGTTTAATGTGAAAATAATCGATGATAAATAGGAACAAAACACTTAAATAGCACTATTGGTGACActaaatacaatttcaaataaTCATCTGTTTCTTTGATGTGTGGTTCACAGGACAACATTCAACCCGATAGTCTTCTAGCTAACTCCAGCATCACTGATCAGCAACTCCATCCATCTGACTCAGATGATGGGCAAAGGGTCATTGACCAACATGGAGCTGTTACAGTGCAACAAGTAAGTTACTCGGTTGGTGGCAATCTACTGAAATTTACCATATTTTTTTAAGTACTTAGATTTACTAATAGCATTCATAGTCAGTCTTCACAACCACTTCTCCTGTCACAAACATTATACTTGTCATGAACTTGTAATGTCCAGCCTCAGGATACTACATTCAATGTCAACATTTCTTTTAGAATCTGATAACACATGCCACTGCTTTTGTGATAAATACCAGAGCCAAGCATCATCTCTCACAGGTAAGATGCTTTTTCTGAACAGAGCATTTGGTTTGTTACATTATGCAGAGCATTTTGTAGTGGTTCAGTGATGGTTGAGTTCATTCTCAGTGCTAGGTTGTCCACCTTACTATTGTTGATCCCTTATGTCCTTATGTTAATGAATATGCCATAAGAAAATGTGAATATCATAGGTATACATGATGGTGTGTTCCAACCTCCATGATTGATGACATCCccacctctctcactgtctcattTTCAGAAAGGTGTGAATGATATTGTTGCTGGGGTACAGCAGTATCAATCATCACTATTGGACAACCTCAGGAAGCAGATGGAGGCAGTGCTAAAGAAGCATTCAGGAAGCACATCAGGTCAACTTGAAAAAGATGCAATGGATATATTTGACAATTTCATTGACCCTTTTGCTGGCGTTGCAACATTTAGACAGGACAGTGTTATTAAGAAGCTGTTTGGATGCAGAGGAAATTCCAATTGCTGGAACCATATGCAGGATGAAATGTGGAGGATCAAAAGACATTTTCATCAAAGAcaaattattttattatgtaccaTTAGTCAAAAGTCTAGAGCAGTTCTTATCACACCCAACGATTTTGTCTATGGTTGAAAAGGGACCCCAGATGTGCAGGGCAAGTTTTTTTCATGACATTGTTGATGGTGCTCTTCTAAAATCACATCCCTTATTTTCAGAGAAACCAAATGCATTGCAGATTGTTCTGTACACGGATGAAATAGAGATCTGTAATCCACTAGGATCCTTTGCATCAAAAAACAAGTTGTTA contains:
- the LOC115163356 gene encoding uncharacterized protein LOC115163356 gives rise to the protein MFIFAVRNFTVAALISGCSVVLTDALRNIVYNSFHHVKRNHLQHLLDCTRPDEQPSEESQAPPEQDNIQPDSLLANSSITDQQLHPSDSDDGQRVIDQHGAVTVQQNLITHATAFVINTRAKHHLSQKGVNDIVAGVQQYQSSLLDNLRKQMEAVLKKHSGSTSGQLEKDAMDIFDNFIDPFAGVATFRQDSVIKKLFGCRGNSNCWNHMQDEMWRIKRHFHQRQIILLCTISQKSRAVLITPNDFVYG